From the Candidatus Dormiibacterota bacterium genome, one window contains:
- a CDS encoding protease pro-enzyme activation domain-containing protein: MIGRRRLAGLGLLALSPAAAVLTSLAGHRSVASAEVRVSLAGSVPEWAVPAQREAPVPGSELVDLAVYMSWRNPEEALRLAEAVSDPRSPRYGRHLGAGEFRERFAPAAADVEAVAAWLRGQGLRVVDIPANRHYVAAEGTAARVAAAFGTGLAGYRVGDRVLRGPTVAPSMPALHGVVAVSGLDEGGAAVRPDHAIAGPAAPAGFVNAPPCSAWWGERLATELPPAYGTVPPYVPCGYSAVQLRTVYGLADAERDGLDGRGQTVAVTDAYASPTIRADVDRYSRSRGLVPLGRDQLTEIPARPLTSPQAGTHCDPGGWYAEESLDVEAVHLLAPR, encoded by the coding sequence ATGATCGGTCGGCGTCGCCTGGCCGGGCTGGGCCTGCTCGCGCTCAGCCCCGCAGCCGCCGTGCTCACCAGCCTGGCCGGGCACCGCTCGGTGGCCTCGGCCGAGGTCCGGGTGAGCCTGGCGGGCAGCGTCCCGGAGTGGGCGGTGCCGGCGCAGCGGGAGGCGCCGGTGCCGGGCTCGGAGCTGGTCGACCTCGCCGTCTACATGTCGTGGCGCAACCCCGAGGAGGCGCTGCGGCTCGCCGAGGCGGTCTCCGACCCGCGCAGCCCGCGCTACGGCCGTCACCTCGGCGCCGGCGAGTTCCGCGAGCGCTTCGCCCCGGCCGCCGCCGACGTCGAGGCGGTGGCCGCCTGGCTTCGGGGCCAGGGGCTGCGGGTCGTCGACATCCCCGCCAACCGGCACTACGTCGCCGCCGAGGGCACCGCCGCGCGGGTCGCGGCCGCCTTCGGCACCGGCCTCGCCGGCTATCGCGTCGGCGACCGGGTGCTCCGCGGGCCCACGGTGGCGCCGTCGATGCCGGCCCTGCACGGCGTCGTGGCGGTCAGCGGCCTCGACGAGGGCGGCGCCGCGGTCCGCCCCGACCACGCCATCGCCGGGCCGGCGGCACCCGCAGGATTCGTGAATGCACCACCGTGCAGCGCCTGGTGGGGCGAGCGCCTCGCCACCGAGCTGCCTCCCGCCTACGGGACGGTGCCGCCCTACGTGCCCTGCGGCTACAGCGCGGTGCAGCTGCGCACCGTCTACGGCCTCGCCGATGCCGAGCGGGACGGCCTCGACGGGCGCGGCCAGACGGTGGCGGTCACCGACGCCTACGCCAGCCCCACCATCCGCGCCGACGTCGACCGCTACTCACGGAGCCGCGGGTTGGTGCCCCTCGGCCGCGACCAGCTCACCGAGATCCCGGCGCGGCCGCTCACCAGCCCCCAGGCGGGCACCCACTGCGACCCCGGGGGCTGGTACGCGGAGGAGAGCCTCGACGTGGAGGCCGTCCACCTCCTCGCTCCCCGG
- a CDS encoding S53 family peptidase — MRAGRHVLRGLAAALVLTAAVPTARAAAPPAAPVVPGLQQLRVAGAVDRGTIAPRRLDLTLVLPLRDPAGAAALAAALGRPADPAHHRFLAAGEFATRFGAEPASVAAVAEWARRTGLAVTSVSAARTLVRLSAPSPVVEAALGVRLHAYHAPGLDYVAPDRDARLPDGLAGRVRAVLGLGDLGRLEPTLRRPAEPPPIPDGVPPPPPSVHLSRHGPADLWRFYDAPPAVRGAGQTVAVLAAGDVSHARSDLALFESRRGLPRVRWTTVPVGTPSTDLAGSPEWDLDTQVSTGMAPDVTDLLVYDTTSLSSGDVASMMARWVTDDRAPQASASFGACESVAYLTGVVDALDPLMLQAVTQGQSLFAASGDSGSFCPAVVGVNGIPAGLPGPLYPASSSAAVSVGGTTITGQPGAVREVAWKAGGGGISQVERPGAYQSGAGGSFLGVGRGTPDVSLDADPLSGYSVVVDGREMIYGGTSASAPAWLGVWARAQQAHGGGLGFADQVIYRVPAAAFNDIVAGSQVLHAATPGWDYCTGRGTPDIAAFVAAA; from the coding sequence GTGCGCGCAGGCCGCCATGTCCTGCGCGGCCTCGCCGCCGCGCTGGTGCTCACCGCCGCCGTCCCCACCGCCCGGGCGGCGGCTCCGCCGGCCGCGCCGGTGGTGCCCGGCCTCCAGCAGCTGCGCGTCGCCGGCGCGGTCGACCGGGGGACGATCGCCCCGCGACGGCTCGACCTCACCCTGGTGCTGCCCCTCCGCGACCCCGCCGGGGCCGCGGCCCTGGCCGCCGCGCTCGGCCGCCCCGCCGACCCGGCCCACCACCGCTTCCTCGCCGCCGGCGAGTTCGCGACGCGCTTCGGCGCCGAGCCGGCCTCGGTGGCGGCGGTCGCGGAGTGGGCGCGGCGGACCGGGCTCGCGGTGACGTCGGTCTCCGCCGCCCGCACCCTGGTGCGCCTCAGCGCGCCCAGCCCGGTGGTCGAGGCCGCCCTCGGGGTGCGGCTCCACGCCTACCACGCGCCCGGCCTCGACTACGTCGCGCCCGACCGCGACGCCCGGCTCCCCGACGGCCTCGCCGGCCGGGTGCGGGCGGTGCTCGGCCTCGGCGACCTCGGCCGTCTCGAGCCCACCCTGCGCCGGCCCGCGGAGCCGCCGCCCATCCCCGACGGGGTGCCGCCGCCGCCACCGTCGGTGCACCTCTCCCGCCACGGGCCGGCCGACCTCTGGCGCTTCTACGACGCGCCCCCGGCGGTGCGCGGCGCCGGCCAGACCGTCGCCGTGCTCGCCGCCGGCGACGTGAGCCACGCCCGCAGCGACCTCGCCCTCTTCGAGAGCCGCCGCGGCCTGCCCCGGGTGCGCTGGACCACCGTGCCGGTGGGCACGCCCTCCACCGACCTCGCCGGCTCACCGGAGTGGGACCTCGACACCCAGGTCTCGACCGGGATGGCGCCGGACGTCACCGACCTGCTGGTCTACGACACCACCTCGCTGAGCAGCGGCGACGTCGCCTCGATGATGGCGCGCTGGGTGACCGACGACCGCGCCCCCCAGGCGAGCGCCTCGTTCGGCGCCTGCGAGAGCGTCGCCTACCTGACCGGCGTCGTCGACGCCCTCGACCCGCTGATGCTCCAGGCGGTCACCCAGGGGCAGAGCCTCTTCGCCGCGAGCGGCGACAGCGGCTCGTTCTGCCCCGCGGTGGTGGGCGTCAACGGCATCCCCGCGGGGCTGCCCGGCCCCCTGTACCCGGCGTCCAGTAGCGCCGCGGTGAGCGTCGGCGGCACCACCATCACCGGCCAGCCCGGGGCGGTGAGGGAGGTCGCGTGGAAGGCCGGTGGCGGCGGCATCTCGCAGGTGGAGCGGCCCGGCGCCTACCAGTCGGGCGCCGGGGGCAGCTTCCTGGGGGTGGGCCGCGGCACCCCCGACGTGAGCCTCGACGCCGATCCCCTGAGCGGCTACTCGGTGGTGGTCGACGGCAGGGAGATGATCTACGGCGGCACCAGCGCCAGCGCGCCCGCCTGGCTCGGGGTCTGGGCGCGCGCCCAGCAGGCCCATGGTGGCGGGCTGGGGTTCGCCGACCAGGTCATCTACCGGGTGCCCGCCGCCGCCTTCAACGACATCGTCGCCGGCTCGCAGGTGCTCCACGCCGCCACCCCGGGGTGGGACTACTGCACCGGCCGCGGCACCCCCGACATCGCCGCCTTCGTGGCCGCGGCGTAG
- a CDS encoding NAD-dependent epimerase/dehydratase family protein produces MAAGGRRPPVRVAVTGGAGFIGSHTVEALAAGGGSVLVIDDLSHPCGAAPPPGVEVLEADCGGPAAARGLRAFAPDAVLHLAARGGVAHALRDPAAQVRAVLAATVALYEAACAAGARRIVSASSGGAVYGDPARLPAHEGLAPRPRSAYGAGKLAEEGYLAAARQRHGVEGLSLRYGNVYGPRQDGTGEAGVVAITCHRLRARRPPLVVGSGEQTRDFVFVLDVVAANLAALAARRSGFVNVGTGEQTSVRRVVEILLDRGGGGGGVESAPARAGEVARVSLDGARARRWLGWEPRTAVEDGLAATAAWFGLEPARA; encoded by the coding sequence ATAGCCGCGGGCGGGAGACGGCCTCCCGTCCGGGTCGCGGTCACCGGCGGGGCGGGGTTCATCGGGTCGCACACGGTCGAGGCGCTCGCCGCCGGCGGCGGCTCGGTGCTCGTCATCGACGACCTCAGCCACCCCTGCGGCGCGGCGCCGCCGCCGGGGGTGGAGGTGCTCGAGGCCGACTGCGGCGGCCCGGCGGCGGCCAGGGGGCTGCGTGCCTTCGCCCCCGACGCGGTGCTCCACCTCGCCGCCCGGGGCGGGGTGGCGCACGCGCTCCGCGATCCCGCCGCCCAGGTGCGGGCGGTGCTCGCCGCCACCGTCGCCCTCTACGAGGCGGCCTGCGCCGCGGGGGCGCGCCGCATCGTCAGCGCCTCGTCCGGAGGCGCGGTCTACGGCGACCCCGCCCGGCTGCCCGCCCACGAGGGGCTGGCGCCCCGGCCGCGCTCGGCATATGGGGCGGGCAAGCTCGCCGAGGAGGGCTACCTCGCCGCCGCCCGCCAGCGCCACGGGGTCGAGGGGCTGTCGCTGCGCTACGGCAACGTGTACGGCCCCCGCCAGGACGGCACCGGCGAGGCCGGGGTGGTGGCGATCACCTGCCACCGCCTCCGCGCCCGCCGCCCGCCTCTGGTGGTGGGGAGCGGCGAGCAGACCCGCGACTTCGTCTTCGTCCTCGACGTGGTCGCCGCCAATCTCGCCGCCCTCGCAGCCCGCCGCTCCGGCTTCGTCAACGTCGGCACCGGCGAGCAGACCAGCGTCCGCCGGGTGGTGGAGATCCTGCTCGACCGTGGCGGCGGCGGTGGCGGCGTGGAATCCGCCCCCGCCCGTGCCGGTGAGGTGGCGCGGGTGAGCCTCGACGGCGCGCGGGCACGTCGCTGGCTGGGCTGGGAGCCCCGGACCGCGGTGGAGGACGGCCTCGCCGCCACCGCCGCCTGGTTCGGGCTGGAGCCGGCGCGAGCCTAA